From the genome of Virgibacillus siamensis, one region includes:
- the ytpR gene encoding YtpR family tRNA-binding protein — MDVFYNPDGIGDVLIIPLENADRYEVKHEDIGDITKITKKDGEVIGYNIFHASANLKLSGNGKITLTEVLLDQLKDVFRKYGVHDSLEFDLRPKFVVGYVMSKDAHENADKLSVCQVDTGDETLQIVCGAPNIDAGQKVVVAKVGATMPSGMKIKPTELRGVPSNGMICSQKELGLPDAPKEKGIYVLEDSFQAGEPFEF; from the coding sequence ATGGATGTTTTTTATAATCCGGATGGAATCGGTGATGTACTGATTATTCCTCTGGAGAATGCCGATCGATATGAAGTGAAACATGAAGACATTGGAGATATTACGAAAATAACGAAAAAAGACGGGGAAGTAATCGGGTATAATATTTTCCATGCCTCTGCCAATTTAAAGCTCTCCGGCAACGGAAAAATAACGTTGACGGAAGTATTGCTTGATCAGTTAAAGGATGTTTTCCGCAAATATGGAGTGCATGATTCATTGGAATTCGATTTGCGTCCAAAATTTGTTGTAGGGTATGTTATGTCGAAAGACGCCCATGAAAATGCAGATAAGTTAAGTGTTTGCCAAGTTGATACCGGAGATGAAACATTGCAGATTGTCTGTGGTGCACCAAATATTGATGCTGGTCAAAAAGTGGTAGTTGCCAAAGTTGGCGCCACAATGCCAAGCGGAATGAAAATTAAACCGACAGAATTACGCGGGGTTCCTTCGAATGGTATGATATGTTCACAGAAGGAGTTAGGACTGCCTGATGCGCCAAAGGAAAAAGGGATATATGTCCTTGAAGATTCATTCCAGGCAGGCGAGCCGTTTGAATTTTAA
- a CDS encoding DUF1444 domain-containing protein, whose product MKMTSIKMKKILEERLARPEFKTSYNRDKDTYRIAWKDSNRGMTITLPNVVAKYNEHGDQAVDELVEHVLEALRIMNEEHQLTGMEKNIYPVIRAASFATTTKSGKKLVCKDHTAETRIYYALDLGKSYRLIDEGMLEKEGWSHDRIDEIATFNVRSLDNEYKKDTVADNDFYFIAKQDGYDASRILNEALLEEMKVNSKGELAVAVPHQDVLIFADIQNKMGYDVLAQMTMKFFAEGRIPITSLPFIYENKELEPVFILAKNRPTE is encoded by the coding sequence TTGAAAATGACAAGCATCAAAATGAAAAAAATTCTCGAAGAACGTTTGGCGCGTCCTGAATTCAAGACTTCCTACAACAGGGACAAGGATACGTACCGGATTGCCTGGAAGGATTCAAATCGTGGAATGACGATTACATTGCCAAATGTGGTTGCTAAATATAATGAACATGGTGATCAAGCAGTTGATGAATTGGTAGAACATGTTTTAGAGGCGCTTCGGATTATGAATGAGGAGCATCAGTTGACCGGGATGGAAAAAAATATTTATCCGGTTATACGGGCTGCCTCATTTGCAACTACCACAAAATCGGGAAAGAAACTTGTCTGCAAGGACCATACAGCTGAAACCAGGATATATTATGCCCTTGATCTTGGGAAATCATATCGGCTGATTGATGAAGGCATGCTTGAAAAAGAAGGATGGTCACATGACCGTATTGATGAAATTGCGACATTCAATGTTCGTTCACTTGATAATGAATATAAGAAAGATACTGTCGCAGATAATGATTTTTATTTTATTGCTAAACAGGACGGATATGATGCAAGCCGTATTTTAAATGAAGCGCTTCTGGAAGAGATGAAGGTGAATAGCAAGGGTGAATTGGCTGTTGCCGTACCACATCAGGATGTGCTCATTTTTGCGGATATCCAAAACAAGATGGGGTATGATGTACTTGCCCAAATGACGATGAAATTTTTTGCGGAAGGCAGAATTCCAATTACGTCACTTCCGTTTATCTATGAAAATAAAGAACTGGAACCGGTATTTATACTTGCGAAAAACCGGCCGACAGAATAA
- a CDS encoding thioredoxin family protein, which yields MKSIESIEEWNQLTNNGNVIALFTAGWCPDCRIIEPVLPEIEAKYPEYTFLEVDRDQFIDLCAENDIFGIPSFLAYKDGKESGRFVSKDRKTKEEIMTFINGLPR from the coding sequence ATGAAATCAATTGAATCGATAGAAGAATGGAATCAACTGACAAACAATGGAAATGTTATAGCGCTTTTTACTGCAGGCTGGTGTCCGGATTGCCGGATAATTGAACCGGTCTTGCCGGAAATTGAAGCAAAATATCCGGAATATACGTTTTTGGAAGTTGACCGGGATCAGTTTATTGATTTGTGTGCAGAAAACGACATCTTTGGGATTCCAAGTTTTCTTGCGTATAAGGACGGAAAAGAATCAGGAAGATTTGTGAGCAAGGATCGGAAAACCAAGGAAGAAATAATGACCTTTATTAATGGACTTCCAAGATAG
- a CDS encoding YtoQ family protein, protein MEITVYLAGQIHDDWRDQVKAKAKEKSLPITFVSPQTIHERSDNVGEDILGEQPNKLVKDDKASDINNFRTQVLMQKSDAVIALFGESYKQWNTAMDASAAISLDKPTIIVRPESLIHPLKELSNKANVTVETVDQALDVLAYIYE, encoded by the coding sequence ATGGAGATAACCGTATACCTGGCAGGACAAATTCATGATGACTGGCGTGATCAGGTAAAAGCCAAGGCAAAAGAAAAAAGCCTGCCAATCACATTTGTATCGCCGCAAACGATTCATGAACGGTCCGATAATGTTGGGGAAGATATTCTTGGGGAACAGCCCAACAAATTAGTTAAAGATGATAAAGCATCCGACATCAATAATTTCCGGACCCAGGTTTTGATGCAAAAATCCGACGCTGTTATCGCGTTGTTCGGGGAAAGTTATAAGCAATGGAATACCGCAATGGATGCCAGTGCAGCAATATCATTGGACAAACCAACAATTATTGTCCGGCCTGAATCACTCATACATCCGTTGAAAGAGTTATCCAATAAAGCGAATGTTACCGTTGAAACCGTTGACCAGGCTCTTGATGTATTGGCTTATATTTATGAATAG
- a CDS encoding DUF84 family protein, which yields MNILIGSENPAKIEPVRFVFHTDNVSSIEVPSKVSPQPSTDEETRRGAINRAFQCAQQQCDIGIGLEGGVMEMGGQLYVTNWGALSDGESMVTAGGARIQLPNEFSTELKRGLELGDIMDEYAKQKNVRKHKGAIGIFTNELVSRQEMFIHVVKLLKGQYEYKMVKK from the coding sequence ATGAACATACTAATTGGATCGGAAAACCCGGCAAAAATTGAACCTGTCCGCTTTGTGTTTCATACCGACAATGTGTCCAGCATCGAAGTTCCATCAAAGGTTAGTCCACAGCCTTCAACAGATGAGGAAACCCGTCGCGGTGCAATTAACAGGGCATTCCAATGCGCGCAGCAGCAATGCGATATTGGTATTGGGCTGGAAGGCGGAGTCATGGAGATGGGCGGTCAGCTTTATGTAACGAATTGGGGTGCACTTTCAGATGGTGAAAGTATGGTCACAGCCGGTGGAGCAAGAATACAGCTTCCAAATGAATTTAGCACTGAACTTAAGCGTGGCTTGGAACTGGGGGACATCATGGATGAATACGCAAAACAAAAAAATGTCCGGAAACATAAGGGGGCAATCGGAATTTTCACAAATGAACTGGTTTCACGACAAGAGATGTTTATCCATGTAGTGAAACTGCTGAAAGGGCAGTATGAATATAAAATGGTTAAAAAATAA
- a CDS encoding M42 family metallopeptidase → MKQETLDMFKTLTELQGAPGNEHPVRQFMKQELAKYSDELIQDNLGGVFGVKKGEGPRVMVAGHMDEVGFMVTKITKNGMIRFQTLGGWWSQVLLAQRVQVMTENGPVIGVIGSIPPHNLTPEQRKKPMELNNMLIDIGADDQEDAEKIGIKPGQAILPICPFTPMANDKKILAKAWDNRYGCGLTIELLKELEGENLPNELYSGATVQEEVGLRGAQVAANMIKPDIFYALDASPANDMSGDDKEFGQLGEGALLRIFDRSMITHHGMRDFILDTAESNDIPYQYFISQGGTDAGRVHLSNNGVPSAVVGICSRYIHTAASIIHVDDYQAAKELIVKLVKTTDKGTLETIKKAN, encoded by the coding sequence ATGAAGCAGGAAACATTGGATATGTTTAAAACGTTGACTGAACTACAGGGAGCGCCGGGGAATGAACATCCGGTTCGTCAGTTTATGAAACAGGAGCTGGCGAAATACTCAGATGAATTGATTCAGGACAACCTTGGCGGAGTTTTCGGGGTTAAAAAAGGGGAAGGCCCGCGTGTAATGGTAGCCGGTCATATGGATGAAGTAGGTTTTATGGTAACGAAAATTACTAAAAACGGAATGATTCGTTTTCAGACACTTGGCGGCTGGTGGAGCCAGGTGCTATTGGCACAGCGTGTGCAGGTTATGACAGAAAACGGTCCGGTTATTGGAGTGATTGGATCGATTCCGCCGCATAATCTAACACCGGAGCAGCGCAAAAAACCAATGGAACTTAATAATATGTTAATTGATATTGGTGCAGACGACCAGGAAGACGCTGAAAAAATCGGTATCAAACCCGGACAGGCCATTTTACCGATTTGCCCATTCACTCCAATGGCAAACGATAAAAAGATCCTTGCGAAGGCGTGGGATAACCGTTATGGCTGCGGGCTAACCATCGAACTGTTGAAAGAATTAGAAGGTGAGAATCTGCCAAATGAATTATATTCAGGTGCAACGGTGCAGGAAGAGGTCGGTTTACGTGGAGCACAAGTTGCTGCTAATATGATCAAACCAGATATTTTCTACGCGCTGGATGCTTCTCCGGCTAATGATATGTCCGGTGATGACAAAGAATTCGGTCAGCTTGGTGAAGGTGCCCTGCTTCGGATTTTTGACCGCTCGATGATCACCCATCATGGAATGCGGGACTTTATACTGGATACTGCTGAATCAAATGATATTCCATATCAGTATTTTATCTCCCAGGGTGGAACGGATGCCGGTCGTGTGCATTTATCAAATAATGGTGTACCATCTGCTGTGGTTGGAATTTGCTCACGTTATATTCATACAGCTGCTTCCATTATTCATGTAGATGACTATCAGGCTGCAAAAGAACTGATTGTTAAATTAGTAAAAACAACCGATAAGGGTACACTGGAAACAATTAAGAAGGCAAATTAA
- a CDS encoding PepSY domain-containing protein, with product MSVKKAVLAAGMGVAVGYLAKQQLDNYQKITPEKALKQAKESFKKQGPISGSWIYMKPEEVEKNGLLYNAYRGGVTRNIDGENKQFEFYVDIETGAVIGAVQTA from the coding sequence ATGAGTGTAAAAAAAGCAGTACTTGCAGCCGGAATGGGAGTAGCAGTCGGATATCTGGCTAAACAGCAGCTGGACAATTATCAAAAAATAACCCCGGAAAAAGCATTGAAACAGGCAAAAGAGTCTTTTAAAAAACAAGGCCCAATCAGTGGTTCATGGATTTATATGAAACCTGAGGAAGTAGAGAAAAACGGTTTACTGTATAACGCATACCGCGGTGGCGTCACCCGTAATATCGACGGCGAAAACAAGCAATTTGAATTCTACGTGGATATCGAAACCGGTGCTGTCATCGGCGCAGTACAAACCGCATAA
- a CDS encoding YtnP family quorum-quenching lactonase — protein METLQVGRAKLTWLNGGVNFLDGGAMFGVVPKALWSKKYPNNDKNQIELRTDPILLQLDGKNYLIDSGMGNGKLTDKQLRNFGVLEQSSLEKSLAEKDLTVDDIDAMLMTHLHFDHACGLTKVSGDTYEPVFKDTPIYVSQVEWDEMRNPNIRSVNTYWEMNWKPIQEQVQPFKDELQIADGLKMIHTSGHSDGHAILVFEDGDDTFIHMADIMPTHAHQNKLWALAYDDYPVTSVHQKEKWMDFGYRKQAWYTFYHDAYLRAVKFNTEGRRVDQVERERYDYK, from the coding sequence ATGGAGACATTGCAGGTTGGAAGGGCAAAACTGACTTGGCTGAATGGAGGCGTCAACTTCCTTGATGGCGGAGCGATGTTCGGTGTTGTTCCTAAAGCATTATGGAGTAAAAAGTATCCGAATAATGATAAAAACCAGATTGAATTAAGAACTGACCCGATTTTACTTCAACTGGACGGCAAAAATTATTTGATTGATTCCGGAATGGGGAATGGGAAATTAACCGATAAACAATTACGGAATTTCGGTGTGCTGGAACAGTCATCACTTGAAAAGTCACTTGCTGAAAAGGATCTGACTGTTGATGATATTGATGCAATGCTTATGACGCATCTTCATTTTGACCATGCTTGCGGGCTTACTAAAGTAAGCGGTGATACATATGAGCCGGTATTTAAGGATACACCGATTTATGTTTCGCAGGTGGAGTGGGATGAAATGCGAAATCCTAATATCCGCTCGGTGAATACGTATTGGGAAATGAATTGGAAGCCAATTCAAGAACAGGTTCAGCCGTTTAAAGATGAACTGCAAATTGCAGATGGTTTGAAGATGATTCATACAAGCGGACATAGTGATGGTCATGCAATTCTGGTATTTGAAGATGGGGATGATACATTTATCCACATGGCTGATATAATGCCGACACATGCTCATCAAAATAAATTATGGGCACTAGCCTATGATGATTATCCGGTCACTTCTGTTCATCAGAAAGAAAAGTGGATGGATTTTGGGTATCGTAAGCAGGCTTGGTATACGTTTTATCATGATGCATACTTGCGTGCAGTCAAATTTAACACAGAAGGCAGGCGGGTTGATCAGGTTGAGAGAGAAAGATATGATTATAAATAA
- the trmB gene encoding tRNA (guanosine(46)-N7)-methyltransferase TrmB has product MRQRNKPWADDFLRENAHFIIPDPASKRGRWADVFGNSNPIFVEIGTGKGQFIAGMAKQYPDVNFIGIELAKSVIVTAAQKIMETNPDNILLINENAEELESIFANDEIAQLYLNFSDPWPKNRHEKRRLTYYTFLKRYRNVLQENGELIFKTDNRGLFEYSLVSFSEFGMTFKEVNLNLHAIEDPMNVMTEYEEKFSAKGQTIYRCRSVF; this is encoded by the coding sequence TTGCGACAGCGGAATAAACCATGGGCAGATGATTTTTTAAGGGAAAATGCGCATTTTATAATACCCGATCCCGCTTCTAAAAGAGGACGATGGGCTGATGTTTTCGGTAATTCCAACCCGATTTTTGTGGAAATTGGGACAGGGAAAGGCCAGTTTATAGCCGGAATGGCAAAACAATATCCGGATGTCAATTTTATTGGAATTGAATTGGCCAAAAGCGTAATCGTTACCGCGGCTCAGAAAATAATGGAGACAAATCCGGACAATATTTTACTCATTAATGAGAATGCGGAAGAACTCGAATCCATATTTGCCAATGATGAAATTGCGCAGCTTTATTTAAATTTCTCTGATCCATGGCCTAAAAACCGACACGAAAAAAGACGTTTAACGTATTATACTTTTTTGAAACGATACCGGAATGTGCTTCAGGAAAACGGGGAATTAATTTTCAAAACGGATAACAGAGGGTTGTTTGAATATTCACTTGTCAGCTTTTCTGAGTTTGGCATGACGTTTAAGGAAGTAAATTTAAACTTGCATGCCATTGAAGATCCCATGAATGTGATGACCGAATACGAGGAGAAATTTTCCGCAAAAGGACAAACCATCTATCGATGCCGTTCGGTATTCTAA
- a CDS encoding YtzH-like family protein — protein MTLTVNNQLKLLQDILTEQNEDCCGEISEYQQIKRLVQTMMANNTITDEQLLQLLPEIYNYGRQGEIAHNDAEHITANKEKIETWVDAIQQTSPE, from the coding sequence ATGACATTAACAGTAAATAATCAACTAAAACTTTTACAGGATATATTAACAGAACAGAATGAAGACTGCTGCGGAGAGATTTCTGAATACCAGCAAATAAAACGTTTGGTTCAAACGATGATGGCTAATAATACGATTACCGATGAACAGCTGCTGCAATTACTCCCGGAAATCTACAATTACGGCCGCCAGGGGGAGATTGCCCATAATGACGCTGAGCACATTACGGCAAATAAAGAAAAGATAGAAACCTGGGTAGATGCTATTCAGCAAACCAGTCCCGAATAG
- a CDS encoding phosphotransferase family protein, translating to MGVNWLKQVLGKEWHIEKAGGLTGEAFIAENNRNRLFLKRNSSPFLAVLSAEGIVPKLVWTKRLENGDVITAQEWLDGRELMPIEMQHKQVAALLNKIHNSSELLHMLMRMGRRPITPEDRYLQVKEELRQRGIIDSYPEVQEAIANLEHLLPVTRDQEQVVCHCDLNHNNLLLTNEGQLYLVDWENAMIADPAMDIGTILKWYIPPEDWKKWLQEYGISNDQLLFERMYWYLLLDALYFLNWHLQREEVEKARLRLDDLLLLNRDAADTIRDWFAE from the coding sequence ATGGGTGTGAATTGGTTAAAGCAAGTACTTGGTAAAGAATGGCATATTGAAAAGGCTGGTGGGTTGACAGGGGAAGCTTTCATTGCTGAAAACAATCGTAATCGGCTGTTTCTAAAAAGGAATTCTTCACCGTTTCTGGCTGTTCTCTCAGCTGAAGGGATTGTTCCAAAGCTTGTTTGGACAAAGCGTCTGGAAAATGGGGACGTTATTACAGCGCAGGAATGGCTTGATGGAAGAGAGTTAATGCCAATCGAAATGCAGCACAAACAAGTGGCTGCATTATTGAATAAAATCCATAATTCTTCTGAGCTGCTCCATATGCTTATGCGTATGGGAAGAAGACCGATAACACCCGAAGACCGTTATTTGCAAGTGAAAGAAGAGCTGCGACAGAGAGGGATTATCGACAGTTATCCGGAAGTTCAGGAAGCAATTGCAAATCTGGAGCATCTGCTTCCGGTTACACGTGATCAGGAGCAGGTGGTTTGCCACTGCGATTTGAATCACAATAATCTTTTACTGACGAATGAAGGGCAGCTTTATCTTGTAGATTGGGAGAATGCAATGATTGCTGATCCTGCCATGGATATTGGGACTATTCTGAAATGGTATATACCACCCGAAGATTGGAAAAAATGGCTGCAGGAGTATGGAATATCCAATGACCAGCTATTATTTGAAAGGATGTACTGGTATTTACTTTTAGATGCACTCTATTTCTTGAATTGGCACCTGCAGCGGGAAGAAGTGGAAAAAGCCCGGCTTCGATTGGATGATTTGCTGCTGTTAAACAGAGATGCCGCCGATACTATTCGGGACTGGTTTGCTGAATAG
- the thpR gene encoding RNA 2',3'-cyclic phosphodiesterase, with amino-acid sequence MSASLPHYFIAVPLPKELKMYLAEKQEQLRDQLPYKQWPHMDDLHITLKFLGPVSDDQLDTLINNLECVTGFPSFHLRTGSVGTFGNPKQPRVLWTGVEKTEPLLELQQLVEWRANESGFQPEKRNYSPHITLAKKWNNRNEMWSDLSSPFMTPYKMLVNRIVLYQIFPDATPKYKQVAEYQLKTDDGII; translated from the coding sequence ATGTCAGCATCATTACCCCACTATTTTATAGCTGTTCCATTGCCAAAAGAATTGAAAATGTATTTAGCGGAAAAACAAGAGCAGCTTCGGGATCAATTACCTTATAAACAGTGGCCGCACATGGATGATTTGCATATTACGCTTAAATTCTTAGGACCTGTTTCAGATGATCAACTTGATACGTTAATTAATAATTTGGAATGCGTAACAGGTTTTCCTTCATTTCATCTTAGGACAGGTTCTGTAGGCACTTTTGGAAATCCGAAGCAGCCAAGGGTGCTATGGACTGGTGTTGAAAAAACAGAACCATTGCTGGAACTGCAGCAGCTGGTGGAATGGAGGGCAAATGAATCCGGATTCCAACCGGAGAAAAGGAACTATTCCCCTCATATAACACTTGCTAAAAAGTGGAATAACCGGAATGAGATGTGGTCTGATCTCTCGTCTCCATTCATGACACCGTATAAAATGCTGGTTAATCGGATTGTTCTATATCAGATCTTTCCGGACGCAACCCCGAAATATAAGCAAGTTGCTGAATATCAGTTAAAGACTGATGATGGAATTATTTGA
- a CDS encoding pseudouridine synthase, which produces MRLDKLLSNMGVGSRKDVKGLIKKKFVTVNNTVIKDSSLYVDPEKDVVKVNNEPVEFQQYVYIMLNKPSEYISATVDNREKTVIDLLPVNYNKFNPFPIGRLDKDTEGLLLLTNDGDLAHQLVSPKKDVGKTYYAKVNGYVTDDDIETFKKGITLDDGYQSKPADLVIMDSASISEVKITITEGKFHQVKRMFEAVGKKVVYLKRLSMGELQLDSNLALGESRELTKDELDYCLSLKK; this is translated from the coding sequence ATGCGCCTTGATAAGTTGCTTTCGAATATGGGTGTCGGCAGCAGGAAAGACGTCAAGGGACTGATTAAAAAAAAGTTCGTAACGGTTAACAACACCGTGATTAAAGACAGCAGTCTGTACGTTGATCCTGAAAAAGATGTTGTCAAAGTGAATAATGAACCAGTTGAATTTCAACAATATGTATATATTATGCTAAACAAGCCGTCAGAATATATATCAGCAACTGTTGACAATCGTGAAAAAACGGTCATTGATTTATTACCCGTAAATTATAATAAATTCAACCCGTTTCCAATTGGACGTCTGGATAAGGACACAGAGGGGTTGCTTCTTCTTACAAATGACGGGGATCTTGCCCATCAGCTTGTTTCCCCGAAGAAGGACGTCGGGAAAACGTATTATGCCAAGGTCAACGGTTATGTAACAGATGACGACATTGAAACATTTAAAAAAGGTATCACGCTCGATGACGGCTATCAATCCAAGCCTGCGGACCTTGTTATTATGGATTCCGCTTCCATTTCTGAAGTTAAAATAACCATTACAGAGGGAAAGTTCCATCAGGTAAAGCGGATGTTTGAGGCAGTTGGAAAAAAGGTAGTTTATTTAAAGCGGCTCAGTATGGGTGAACTTCAGTTGGATTCAAATCTTGCCCTCGGAGAGAGCCGCGAGCTGACCAAAGATGAATTGGATTACTGCCTGTCTTTAAAAAAATAA
- a CDS encoding putative polysaccharide biosynthesis protein, translating into MSNIVRGTMLLTSATFLSKFLGMIYLIPFNTLVGETGGTLYSFAYIPYNIFISISTIGVPLAVSKFVSKYNSMGDFETGMRIYKTGISLMLVTGFIAFLGLFFGAEPLANFIISSEDYGDITREEGTMVIRMVSFALLIIPAMSITRGFFQGYESMGPTAVSQVVEQIIRIVFILAATFIIMKIMGGTVATAVGFSAFAAFIGALGSCAVLWYYWRKRKPHIQKQVKQQKFSQDIPTKDLITELFRYAGPFVIVGIATPLYQLVDTLTFQRAMIAIGEGDNWEIALGAINVFGHKLVIIPVTLATGLSLAILPALTKSFTTNNRQVLNQQINQALQIVLVLVVPAAVGLLMLSDSAYGALYGTKNLSITGPLLGWYAPVALLFALFTVTSSILQGINQQRFAVVSLTGGLLMKILFNIQLIHMFGAKGAIFGTALAVGTAVILNLWRIGVSIRFPFNQTLKRFVLIFIFTVIMCIAIWITKAIFGSFLNIEEDRLSAVIMLVAGVAVGGGVYVWFAYESTLLDRVLGNKVRVLDKIFRR; encoded by the coding sequence ATGTCGAATATTGTCAGAGGCACCATGCTTCTTACTAGTGCCACATTTTTATCGAAATTTCTTGGAATGATTTATCTCATTCCGTTTAATACACTTGTTGGGGAAACAGGGGGAACGTTATATTCGTTTGCTTACATACCATATAATATTTTTATTAGTATTTCCACAATTGGTGTTCCCTTAGCCGTTTCAAAATTTGTTTCCAAATATAATTCCATGGGTGACTTTGAAACAGGTATGCGCATTTATAAGACCGGAATCTCATTAATGCTGGTTACCGGTTTCATCGCATTTTTGGGGCTCTTTTTTGGGGCCGAACCCTTAGCCAATTTTATTATTTCAAGCGAAGACTATGGAGATATTACCCGTGAAGAGGGTACAATGGTTATTCGAATGGTTAGTTTTGCGTTATTAATTATTCCGGCAATGAGTATAACACGCGGTTTTTTTCAGGGTTACGAATCGATGGGACCCACTGCTGTTTCTCAGGTTGTTGAACAAATAATCCGGATTGTATTTATTCTGGCAGCAACCTTTATTATTATGAAAATAATGGGTGGGACCGTCGCAACTGCAGTGGGTTTCTCAGCTTTTGCAGCGTTTATCGGGGCGCTCGGTTCCTGTGCGGTTTTGTGGTATTACTGGCGAAAGCGGAAACCGCATATTCAGAAACAGGTAAAACAGCAAAAATTTTCACAGGACATACCAACGAAAGATTTGATCACAGAATTATTCCGATATGCAGGTCCATTTGTCATTGTTGGAATTGCAACTCCGCTCTATCAATTAGTTGATACACTTACGTTTCAACGGGCTATGATTGCGATTGGAGAAGGGGATAATTGGGAGATAGCTCTGGGTGCAATTAATGTATTTGGTCACAAATTGGTGATTATTCCGGTAACCCTTGCAACGGGATTGTCATTGGCCATATTACCGGCTTTGACTAAATCATTTACAACTAATAACAGGCAGGTTTTGAATCAGCAAATCAACCAGGCGCTGCAAATTGTTCTTGTGCTGGTTGTTCCGGCAGCTGTAGGATTACTAATGCTGTCTGATTCGGCCTATGGTGCCCTATACGGGACGAAAAATCTAAGCATAACTGGTCCATTACTTGGCTGGTATGCACCAGTTGCGCTTTTGTTCGCGTTGTTTACAGTGACATCTTCCATCTTACAAGGGATCAATCAACAGCGATTTGCTGTGGTCAGCTTAACCGGCGGCTTATTAATGAAAATACTGTTTAATATACAGCTAATCCATATGTTTGGTGCAAAAGGTGCCATTTTTGGAACAGCGCTTGCGGTCGGTACCGCAGTGATTCTAAATTTATGGCGTATTGGTGTATCTATCCGATTTCCATTTAATCAGACGCTGAAGCGGTTTGTGCTGATATTTATTTTCACCGTTATTATGTGTATTGCCATCTGGATTACAAAAGCAATATTTGGAAGTTTCCTGAATATAGAAGAGGACCGGTTGTCAGCAGTAATTATGTTGGTTGCAGGTGTTGCCGTTGGCGGCGGTGTTTATGTCTGGTTTGCATATGAATCCACCTTGCTGGATCGTGTTCTCGGCAACAAAGTACGTGTTCTGGACAAAATTTTTCGCAGATAA